A stretch of the Neodiprion lecontei isolate iyNeoLeco1 chromosome 4, iyNeoLeco1.1, whole genome shotgun sequence genome encodes the following:
- the LOC107216725 gene encoding heat shock protein 60A: MYRLPNMLRGVALRQLNLHSRSYAKDVRFGPEVRALMLQGVDILADAVAVTMGPKGRNVILEQSWGSPKITKDGVTVAKGIELKDKFQNIGAKLVQDVANNTNEEAGDGTTTATVLARAIAKEGFEKISKGANPVEIRRGVMLAVEQVKEELKKLSKPVTTPEEIAQVATISANGDTAIGNLISDAMKRVGKEGVITVKDGKTLTDELEVIEGMKFDRGYISPYFINSSKGAKVEFQDALVIFSEKKISSVQSIIPALELANSQRKPLVIIAEDIDGEALSTLVVNRLKIGLQVAAVKAPGFGDNRKATLQDMAISTGGIVFGDDANLIKLEDVQMNDLGQVGEIVITKDDTLILKGKGKKEDIDRRAEQIRDQIANTTSDYEKEKLQERLARLASGVAVLRVGGSSEVEVNEKKDRVHDALNATRAAVEEGIVPGGGTALLRCVPALLKMKANNSDQETGIKIVAHSLRMPCLQIAQNAGVDGSVVVAKVSEGTLGYDALNNEYVDMIQKGIIDPTKVVRTALTDAAGVASLLTTAEAVVTEIPKEDPPMPGGMGGMGGMGGMGGMGGMGM, encoded by the exons aTGTACAGACTACCGAATATGTTACGAGGCGTAGCCCTGCGCCAGCTGAATCTCCACTCTAGATCTTATGCCAAAGATGTTCGTTTCGGGCCCGAAGTTCGAGCTTTGATGCTGCAGGGTGTGGATATACTAGCTGACGCGGTAGCTGTAACAATGGGCCCTAAAGGTCGTAATGTTATTTTGGAACAGAGTTGGGGAAGCCCTAAAATCACCAAGGATGGAGTAACAGTAGCCAAAGGAATAGAGCTCAAAGACAAGTTTCAAAACATTGGAGCAAAGCTAGTACAAGACGTTGCCAACAATACTAATGAAGAGGCTGGGGATGGTACGACAACCGCAACTGTTTTGGCCAGAGCAATCGCCAAAGAAGGTTTTGAGAAAATCAGCAAAGGTGCTAACCCTGTTGAAATTAGACGCG GCGTTATGCTGGCAGTAGAGCAGGTAAAAGAGGAGCTGAAGAAATTGAGCAAGCCTGTTACAACACCGGAAGAGATAGCACAGGTAGCTACTATTTCTGCCAACGGAGACACAGCAATAGGCAATCTTATTTCTGATGCTATGAAGAGAGTCGGAAAGGAGGGTGTGATTACTGTGAAGGATGGAAAAACCCTTACCGATGAGCTGGAGGTCATTGAGGGAATGAAGTTCGATCGTGGATACATCTCTCCATATTTCATAAACTCGAGCAAAGGTGCTAAAGTAGAGTTCCAGGATGCGTTGGTGATATTTAGTGAAAAGAAGATCTCATCTGTTCAGAGCATAATTCCTGCTTTGGAACTAGCTAACTCGCAGCGCAAACCTCTAGTTATTATTGCTGAAGACATCGACGGAGAGGCTCTGTCCACACTGGTCGTCAACCGTCTGAAAATTGGCCTCCAAGTCGCTGCTGTGAAGGCGCCTGGATTTGGCGATAATCGTAAGGCAACACTCCAAGACATGGCCATATCTACTGGTGGTATTGTTTTCGGAGACGACGCTAATCTCATCAAATTAGAAGATGTTcag ATGAATGACCTGGGTCAGGTTGGCGAGATTGTCATTACTAAGGATGATACTCTAATTCTGaaaggtaaaggtaaaaaAGAAGACATTGATAGGAGAGCAGAACAAATTCGCGACCAGATTGCCAATACCACTTCTGATTACGAGAAAGAGAAGCTCCAAGAACGTTTGGCCAGACTTGCCTCAGGTGTTGCAGTTTTGAGGGTTGGTGGTAGCAGCGAAGTAGAAGTCAATGAAAAGAAAGATCGTGTTCACGATGCACTTAATGCTACTAGGGCTGCCGTTGAAGAGGGTATTGTTCCTGGAG gTGGAACTGCCCTTCTCCGTTGCGTGCCTGCCCTATTAAAGATGAAGGCGAACAATTCTGACCAGGAGACTGGTATTAAAATTGTTGCACATTCGCTGCGTATGCCATGTCTTCAGATAGCACAAAATGCAGGTGTCGACGGGAGTGTGGTTGTCGCCAAAGTGAGCGAGGGCACATTGGGTTATGACGCATTGAATAACGAATACGTAGATATGATTCAAAAGGGTATAATTGATCCAACAAAAGTTGTACGTACCGCACTCACCGATGCAGCAGGAGTCGCGTCTCTTCTTACAACAGCAGAGGCTGTTGTTACGGAAATTCCTAAGGAAGATCCACCGATGCCTGGTGGAATGGGCGGAATGGGCGGAATGGGCGGAATGGGCGGAATGGGTGGAATGGGGATGTAA
- the LOC107216846 gene encoding dephospho-CoA kinase, protein MFIVGLTGGIATGKSTVAAIFREYNIPVIDADQIARKVVEPGRRAWHKIRKEFGPEVFYESGQLDRTKLGDLIFNDVELRKKLNAITHPDIYREMCWEALKCLLRGYPFIVMDLPLLFETGHMLNYLHKIIVVTCEEDLQLQRLMERSGFTEAKAKLRIEAQMSLDKKAEMSNFVIENSGSDRDTREQVIKIINVLKCSKHHWKLRFIAGICCTMFLAGAYWIKTKSNKPLPLAVL, encoded by the exons ATGTTTATAGTTGGTTTAACAGGAGGCATAGCCACAGGGAAAAGTACGGTGGCCGCTATATTCCGAGAATATAATATACCCGTCATTGATGCCGACCAAATTGCGAGAAAAG TTGTCGAACCAGGGAGACGAGCATGGCACAAGATTCGAAAAGAATTCGGTCCTGAAGTATTCTATGAGTCTGGACAGCTCGATAGAACCAAATTGGGTGATTTGATATTCAACGATGTCGAAttaagaaagaaattaaatgCCATAACACATCCAGATATCTACAGAGAAATGTGCTGGGAAGCTTTAAAATGTTTACTGCGTGGTTATCCATTCATAGTGATGGATTTACCATTGCTATTTGAGACGGGTCACATGCTCAATTATCTGCACAAAATAATAGTAGTCACATG CGAGGAAGATCTTCAGCTACAGCGTTTAATGGAACGGTCAGGCTTCACGGAAGCCAAAGCAAAGCTACGAATCGAGGCTCAAATGTCCTTAGATAAAAAGGCAGAGATGTCGAATTTCGTTATTGAGAATTCAGGCAGCGACAGGGATACCAGGGAACAAGttatcaaaataataaatgttttAAAATGTTCCAAACACCACTGGAAACTCAGGTTTATTGCAGGAATTTGCTGTACCATGTTCTTGGCTGGTGCTTATTGGatcaaaacaaaatcaaataagCCATTACCTCTGGCTGTATTGTGA
- the LOC107216502 gene encoding zinc finger CCCH domain-containing protein 10, which produces MAGGSSSNGDSSPSRVCRDFLRNVCHRGKRCKYLHERSEDDPADEYTFCHDFQNGICNWPGCRFLHCTESEEKHFRATGELPPRILSNLKCNNDKSELPLCKDFIKGSCQRVNCKYRHYKKEEPQHPMVPPPHHTVTRPQHNFNGVSNGENRRYEEERSYHWQMEDPHPLVHNNGYNPSTHPPDYLGPPEAKRRIVSGETILHFETSPLVGQHPTQPVTSSYYYPVIPRNEARAFNLEDENALLKKKIEELKKQVNDLTATNEFLLDQNAQLRMSGKRTTNVTAVTVPAVTITNTVPPSQAPTPQQMVNAAVAAGTLRTVTASVATVPVSIATVTPVSIAAVSMAPVSIPPPIVTMAQQTISMSGSGPQPTNQQAPNAQQPTNLPLSISGPTAPLVSYPIMTQELRPVLQ; this is translated from the exons ATGGCAGGTGGTTCCAGTTCTAACGGAGATTCTTCTCCAAGTCGAGTATGTAGAGATTTTCTGCGCAACGTTTGCCACAGAGGGAAGCGATGTAAATATCTTCATGAAAGATCAGAAGATGACCCAGCAGATGAATATACTTTTTgtcatgattttcaaaatgggATTTGCAATTGGCCGGGATGCCGATTTTTGCATTGCActgaaagtgaagaaaaacactTCAGAGCAACTGGTGAATTACCACCGCGtattttatcgaatttgaaatgtaACAATGACAAATCCGAACTACCGTTATGCAAGGATTTCATCAAAGGCAGCTGCCAAAGAGTCAATTGTAAGTACAGGCATTACAAGAAGGAAGAACCACAGCATCCTATGGTCCCTCCGCCCCATCATACCGTTACGAGACCTCAACATAATTTTAATGGTGTCAGTAATGGCGAAAATCGAAGAtatgaagaagaaagaag CTACCACTGGCAGATGGAGGACCCGCATCCACTGGTCCACAATAATGGCTACAATCCTTCTACGCATCCGCCTGATTATTTGGGGCCTCCTGAAGCAAAACGACGAATTGTCTCTGGAGAAACTATCTTGCATTTCGAAACGTCACCTCTGGTAGGACAGCATCCAACCCAGCCTGTAACTTCTAGCTATTACTATCCTGTAATCCCCAGAAATGAAGCTAGAGCTTTTAATCTCGAAGATGAAAATGcattgctgaaaaaaaagattgaggAACTAAAAAAGCAG GTCAACGATTTAACAGCGACAAATGAATTCCTACTGGACCAAAATGCACAACTAAGAATGTCTGGTAAAAGGACAACTAATGTAACTGCTGTAACAGTCCCAGCAGTTACGATAACAAACACTGTACCTCCATCTCAAGCTCCAACACCTCAACAGATGGTTAATGCTGCTGTAGCAGCTGGAACACTGCGAACTGTTACAGCTAGCGTTGCAACTGTTCCTGTGAGCATAGCAACAGTAACTCCTGTATCAATCGCTGCTGTTTCCATGGCACCGGTGTCTATTCCTCCACCGATTGTCACGATGGCTCAACAAACTATTAGTATGAGTGGTTCGGGTCCTCAGCCTACCAACCAACAAGCACCGAACGCTCAGCAACCAACAAACTTACCACTATCAATATCTGGTCCAACCGCACCACTCGTTTCTTATCCAATTATGACACAAGAACTGAGACCTGtcttacaataa
- the LOC107216495 gene encoding sarcolemmal membrane-associated protein: MVIASGGWIQNATYSPTPNNSNLNTSNTPNNKMAAKAVLICRANSHPFHERTVSLEQPVKIGRSVARARATPNNAIFDCKVLSRNHALLWYEAGKFYMQDTKSSNGTFINSQRLSIGGEESGPREVCSGDIVQFGVDVMENTRKVTHGCIVATLKLYLPDGKEAKASVSTSVASPTSSVSLEDLYKLNQFLQEANRREEVLNGKLHHLQRLVETTRQAADQSWKALIDEDRLLSRVETVESQLVAYSKNFTEDKIRNELVKLQEDKAQYQTAAKEALQKILQEKLEVTQKFANLERQLNNTEDECQSLHEVSKTTQAELQELAAKYTEAQTKISEFSNKLVESEDKMKDLVAQAEQEKKGLLKRIKDQARVEKILQSKLRDFRYDSTTIHEKVTALRKHLKTLQDMNLDLLTDEAQLAVNNILYKTKLMSIEDFDYNEESNSYANKIEHDNQINSNSCNKSNIDVSLSEIDKIVGCILDPPSRRTLVNGNANLDNLDTSVESDNNSEVSEDACTTTSDDGSEKSVVEVKRTSEENSTPTKAAGQPARLLEVRFACEENGEPLEVHYDPVEQTGEESEVSSLTSDSKDIKNSAESEFEDIDKSFEVCDKEKKRENSEERDEDEEECGEGEHLDGDYIKTLKPISKNESAQQSLQSKEYTLQTLIGSLDSLKDEDNYEAQQLANKELDDLREWLIHESNETVISKLKELYYRAKNETQRIQEINEELVILKEKCNACTEENTELVKGYEALKAQCGDLLNVTYTVPIQYVAPIAIAFLWMLFEKIF; this comes from the coding sequence ATGGTTATAGCTAGTGGGGGTTGGATTCAAAATGCTACTTATTCGCCGACCCCGAACAATTCCAACCTGAACACTAGTAACACGCCAAACAACAAGATGGCTGCTAAGGCAGTTTTGATTTGTCGGGCAAATTCCCATCCATTTCACGAGCGCACCGTTTCGCTCGAACAACCGGTTAAAATTGGTCGTTCCGTGGCGAGAGCTCGAGCTACGCCGAACAATGCTATATTCGACTGTAAAGTGCTTTCGCGAAATCACGCCTTACTCTGGTACGAGGCTGGTAAATTTTATATGCAAGATACCAAGAGTAGTAACGGAACGTTTATCAATAGCCAAAGACTTAGCATAGGTGGCGAAGAATCAGGACCCAGGGAGGTGTGCTCTGGTGATATTGTACAGTTCGGAGTCGATGTTATGGAAAACACGAGGAAGGTTACTCACGGATGTATCGTCGCTACTTTAAAATTGTACCTGCCTGACGGTAAAGAAGCTAAAGCTAGCGTTAGCACGTCGGTTGCGAGTCCTACGAGTAGTGTATCCCTGGAGGATTTGTACAAACTTAATCAATTCTTGCAAGAAGCTAACAGACGGGAAGAGGTCCTTAACGGCAAACTTCATCACCTCCAAAGACTGGTAGAAACGACAAGACAGGCAGCCGATCAATCGTGGAAAGCTTTGATTGACGAGGACCGTTTATTATCGCGTGTCGAAACTGTCGAGAGTCAGCTAGTTGCTTATTCGAAGAATTTTACAGAGGATAAGATAAGGAATGAGCTTGTTAAACTCCAAGAAGACAAAGCACAGTATCAAACAGCGGCTAAGGAAGCTTTGCAGAAAATATTGCAGGAGAAGTTAGAGGTGACACAAAAGTTTGCCAATCTTGAAAGGCAGCTTAACAATACCGAAGATGAGTGTCAGAGTTTGCATGAAGTATCCAAAACTACGCAGGCTGAGCTACAGGAACTAGCAGCTAAGTATACCGAGGCCCAAACTAAAATAAGCGAATTTTCTAACAAATTGGTAGAGAGCGAAGACAAGATGAAGGACTTGGTAGCTCAAGCTGAACAAGAAAAGAAGGGACTGCTAAAAAGGATCAAGGATCAGGCTAGAGTGGAGAAAATCTTGCAGTCAAAACTGAGGGACTTCAGGTATGACTCTACTACCATTCACGAGAAAGTGACTGCACTTAGAAAGCACCTCAAGACTCTGCAAGATATGAATTTGGACCTTCTTACCGACGAGGCCCAGCTTGCCGTTAACAATATATTGTACAAAACAAAGCTGATGTCTATAGAAGACTTTGATTATAATGAGGAGTCTAATTCTTACGCGAACAAAATTGAGCATGACAATCAAATTAACTCAAACTCTTGCAACAAGAGCAATATCGACGTATCATTATCAGAGATAGATAAGATTGTAGGGTGCATCCTGGACCCACCTTCCAGGAGAACCCTGGTCAATGGAAACGCTAATTTAGATAATTTAGACACCAGCGTAGAGTCTGACAATAACTCTGAGGTTAGCGAAGACGCTTGTACCACCACCAGCGACGATGGCAGCGAAAAATCAGTCGTCGAAGTGAAGAGAACCAGCGAAGAAAACAGCACACCAACTAAAGCTGCCGGTCAGCCAGCTAGATTATTAGAGGTAAGATTTGCTTGCGAAGAAAATGGTGAACCTTTAGAGGTTCATTATGATCCTGTTGAACAAACCGGAGAGGAGTCCGAGGTTTCGAGTTTGACAAGTGATTCAAaggatattaaaaattcagcAGAAAGTGAATTCGAAGACATTGATAAATCTTTTGAAGTATgcgataaagaaaagaaacgtgaaaataGTGAGGAGCGTgacgaagatgaagaagaatgCGGCGAGGGTGAACATTTAGATGGAGATTATATAAAGACTTTAAAACCGATATCGAAAAACGAGTCTGCACAACAAAGTTTACAGTCTAAGGAATATACTCTTCAAACTTTAATTGGCTCTTTGGACTCCTTGAAGGATGAAGATAACTATGAGGCACAGCAATTAGCTAATAAGGAGCTGGACGACCTTAGAGAATGGCTGATTCACGAGTCTAATGAAACTGTAATAAGTAAACTAAAGGAGTTGTATTATCGTGCTAAAAATGAGACTCAACGTATTCAAGAAATAAACGAAGAACTTGTCATTCTTAAAGAAAAGTGCAACGCTTGTACAGAAGAGAATACAGAACTAGTTAAAGGATACGAAGCTCTTAAAGCTCAGTGTGGAGATCTGTTGAATGTTACCTACACAGTTCCCATACAATACGTTGCACCAATCGCAATAGCATTTTTATGGAtgctgtttgaaaaaatattctaa
- the LOC107216511 gene encoding G patch domain-containing protein 11 has product MSDDEDYMSDKFLHATEEHCTPILARRRSDQRELDLLKKKAEIEARLKEKNVSVRVIEQETRDKGLASAITSDNKGFKLLEKMGYTPGQGIGKKESGICEPISIDLKTNRLGLGRAPKKKPSATKNGKKKEDNFNANDFRGRISQRKTEQMIEVDLRRSQNSCEQLDNQNNIDKPVEIWYWPIVEEEKKDSENNESVESSEEDEDENEDDHYRIPASEKLEILTKYLRDQYFYCIWCGAAYDDVDDLKDNCPGNTRDDH; this is encoded by the exons ATGTCCGATGATGAAGATTACATGTCTGATAAATTTCTCCATGCTACCGAAGAACACTGCACTCCAATTCTCGCTCGTCGTCGCTCAGATCAACGGGAATTAGATCTTTTAAAAAAGAAGGCAGAGATTGAAGCTCgattaaaggaaaaaaatgtgtctGTACGGGTCATAGAACAGGAAACGAGAGATAAAGGACTAGCATCTGCCATCACTAGTGACAATAAAG GTTTTAAATTATTGGAGAAAATGGGATACACACCTGGGCAAGGAATCGGGAAGAAGGAGAGTGGAATATGCGAGCCAATTTCGATTGATCTGAAGACAAATAGGCTGGGCTTAGGCAGAGCACCGAAGAAAAAACCGTCAGCAACAAAAAATGGGAAGAAGAAAGAGGATAATTTTAACGCCAATGATTTTCGAGGAAGAATTTCACAGAGAAAAACCGAGCAGATGATAGAGGTTGATTTACGTAGAAGTCAAAACAGCTGCGAGCAGCTAGataatcaaaataatattgacaAACCTGTAGAAATTTGGTACTGGCCGATAgtggaagaagagaaaaaagactCTGAAAACAACGAGTCAGTGGAATCAAGTGAAGAGgatgaagatgaaaatgaagATGATCACTACAGGATACCAGCTagtgaaaaattagaaattttaaccAAATACCTAAGagatcaatatttttattgcataTGGTGCGGGGCAGCATATGACGATGTAGATGATTTGAAAGATAATTGTCCAGGAAATACACGGGATGATCATTGA
- the LOC124294168 gene encoding partner of bursicon, whose translation MRKSVLFLLAIMALFKSNVIAQLSGDENCETLQTEIHVTKDEYDDLGRLKRTCGGDITVTKCEGFCNSQVQPSVVSTTGFLKECFCCRESYLKERDVFLDHCYDADGVRLDSEEGGSMEIKLREPAECKCYKCGDFAR comes from the exons ATGCGGAAGTCGGTCCTTTTTTTACTAGCCATTATGgcactttttaaaagtaatgtAATCGCTCAGCTGTCAGGAGATGAGAATTGTGAGACATTGCAAACAGAAATTCACGTAACTAAAG ACGAGTATGACGACCTGGGACGTTTGAAAAGAACGTGTGGCGGTGATATTACGGTTACAAAATGCGAGGGATTTTGTAATTCGCAGGTACAGCCAAGCGTCGTCTCCACCACAGGATTTTTAAAG GAATGTTTCTGCTGTCGTGAAAGTTACCTAAAAGAGCGAGATGTTTTCCTGGATCATTGCTATGACGCAGATGGTGTTAGATTGGACAGCGAAGAAGGTGGTTCCATGGAAATCAAGCTACGAGAGCCAGCCGAATGCAAATGCTACAAATGCGGGGATTTCGCAAGATAA
- the LOC107216529 gene encoding bursicon isoform X2: MYRTENLFFCQFALLATLMFLLCGNVSTIAGVDECQVTPVIHVLRYPGCFPKPIPSFACTGRCSSYLQVSGSKIWQMERSCMCCQESGEREASVSLFCPKAKPGERKFRKVITKAPLECMCRPCTGVEESAIVPQEIAGFAEEGPLTTSAHFRRSPGLQ, translated from the exons ATGTATCGCACTGAAAACCTATTTTTCTGTCAGTTTG CTCTACTGGCTACACTGATGTTTCTACTTTGTGGAAACGTCTCTACAATCGCAGGGGTGGATGAGTGTCAAGTGACTCCCGTAATACACGTTCTGCGCTATCCAGGCTGTTTTCCGAAACCAATACCAAGTTTTGCATGCACTGGTCGTTGCAGCAGCTACTTACAA GTGTCAGGTTCGAAAATTTGGCAAATGGAAAGAAGCTGCATGTGCTGTCAAGAGAGCGGCGAGAGAGAAGCGAGCGTGTCGCTGTTCTGTCCGAAAGCGAAACCAGGCGAAagaaaattccgaaag GTGATTACCAAGGCACCTCTTGAGTGCATGTGTCGACCCTGTACCGGAGTCGAAGAGTCTGCTATAGTCCCACAAGAGATTGCTGGATTTGCAGAAGAGGGTCCATTAACAACGTCGGCTCATTTTAGACGATCACCCGGTTTACAGTAA
- the LOC107216529 gene encoding bursicon isoform X1 has translation MYRTENLFFCQFALLATLMFLLCGNVSTIAGVDECQVTPVIHVLRYPGCFPKPIPSFACTGRCSSYLQVSGSKIWQMERSCMCCQESGEREASVSLFCPKAKPGERKFRKVVITKAPLECMCRPCTGVEESAIVPQEIAGFAEEGPLTTSAHFRRSPGLQ, from the exons ATGTATCGCACTGAAAACCTATTTTTCTGTCAGTTTG CTCTACTGGCTACACTGATGTTTCTACTTTGTGGAAACGTCTCTACAATCGCAGGGGTGGATGAGTGTCAAGTGACTCCCGTAATACACGTTCTGCGCTATCCAGGCTGTTTTCCGAAACCAATACCAAGTTTTGCATGCACTGGTCGTTGCAGCAGCTACTTACAA GTGTCAGGTTCGAAAATTTGGCAAATGGAAAGAAGCTGCATGTGCTGTCAAGAGAGCGGCGAGAGAGAAGCGAGCGTGTCGCTGTTCTGTCCGAAAGCGAAACCAGGCGAAagaaaattccgaaaggtg GTGATTACCAAGGCACCTCTTGAGTGCATGTGTCGACCCTGTACCGGAGTCGAAGAGTCTGCTATAGTCCCACAAGAGATTGCTGGATTTGCAGAAGAGGGTCCATTAACAACGTCGGCTCATTTTAGACGATCACCCGGTTTACAGTAA